The genomic stretch ATCAGCGCCGCCTTCTTCGCAGTTTGGAAGGCAAAGCCGACCGCACCGGTGAGTTCGGCCTCGCCCGTGCTTGTGTTCATCCCGTTCGGCTTGACCGTAATGGTGCGTTTGTTGCCGTCCGAATCCTCGATGTCGTAGCTCTTCGCTCCGATGTACGCAAGCGAGCCGCCATAATCCTTGATCTTGATCTTGGTGTCGGTGGCCGCGCAGTTCGCCGCAAGGTAGAACGACCAGCGCAAGTCACGCACGTACACCACGGACGGTTTGGCGGTGGTGCAGGCCGCCTTGATCTTGGCCCATTCCTCCGAATCCGTCCCGGGCTCAAGATCCAGCTTGCCATTTGGGATCAGGTCGTACGCAACATCCTTGAGATCGCCGCCGGCAATCGTCCAGCGGGCGACGCCTGGCTTGTAGATCTCGTTGAACCGCGTGCGCATCTGGGCCGCGGTGATGTTCTCCTGCGGCAGCGTGGCCGCATTGGTCGAATCGTGGACGCGGAAGTACTCGATCTGGTAAGTGATTTCCTTGAGCACGCAGATGCCAAGTTGTCCGAGCAGGGCACCGGTGGCGCTGCCCAGGCGGGCTTCAATCAGCGCCGTATCGTCCTTGTCAAACGCGCCCGCCTGAATCTCCAACACCTCGCTGGCCGCCGTGGGCTGCGCCACCTTGGGTTGGCAGCGGTTCTGCTTCGTCGAGACGAAGAAGACTTCCTTGGGTGTGCAACCCTGCACGTCGATCTTGACCTTGCCGAGCGCACTCTTCTTGATCGAGAGAATGTCGTACTTCGGATCGTGGAAGTCGTTGGTCGCGTTGCCGTTCTTGTCCACATAGGACAAGCGCTCGTACTTGTCGAAGCCCCAACTGTGACTGGGCTCCGCGGAGAAAAGCACGGCTCCGACACCGATCTTGTGCTGCACCGCGGGTAGCGCGGCCTGCCCGGTCGGGGTAAACGTGAGCTGGATCGTCTCCGCCTCCGGCGCCGCACTGGATTTTTTGCTCGCAACCACCGCCACGAGCTGTTTGGCGGTATCACGCAGCGTCAGCTTCGCGGAAGCCGATGACCAGGCGTACACCCCCACCAAGTCGGCAGAATGCACGGCCTTGAGGCGCAAGGTACGGTCCACCGCGACGGTCTTGGGCGGATCGGCAATCCCGTCCTCCGCCCGGATCGCATAAGGCACGACCGGGATCTTCGCGGTTTTGGGTGCCATCGGCCCCTGACCTTTGGGTTCGAAGATCAGCTCGATTTCCTCGCCGTCCGCGGTGCTGCTCGTGGTCGTCCCCGCCGTCACCTGGACGATCTGCTTGCTCGCATCGGCGAGCGTTAGCAGCGCGCTCTTGGTGCTCCACTTGAAAGTGCCGGTCATCGCCGGCCAGGTCATGCCCTTCAGCTTGCGGGTTTCCTTGAAGACGCAGTTCGCCGGCAGGGGCAGGCGGCCGTCCTCACGGCGGATGTCGATGGCCCCGACCGTCACCTTGACGCTGCCGGGAACCCATGCATCCGCGCCATTCGGTGTGAAGGTCACCTTCAGGACGACATCCCCCTGCTTCTTGCTGAGCGTCTTCCCGCCCTTGACCGTCACCATGTCGGTATTGGCCTGCTCAAGCGTGGCCAGGGTGCTGTCGGTGGTCCAGGCAAAGGTGCCCTCCTTCGGCGGCGTCACGATGGCCTTGAGCTGGATGCTGCGGTTGCGTTCCACGATTCGCAGCGCACGACTCGTTCCATCGGCGGCCCGGATGCGGATACCTCGCACCGTCAGCTTCACCTGCATCGCTGGAAAGGCCGGTCCATCGTTGGGTGTAAAGACGCACTCGAGCTCTTCCGCACCTTCCGTGTCACTGTAACCCTTGCCGCGCTCCACCTCGACCCACGGCAGTGCCGCGGCGGAAAGCTTCAGCCGCTCACTCTTGCTCGTCCACTTGTAGCTGCCCGGCACACCGGGCTTCACCACTGCCGTCAGGCGAATTTTCTGTCCCGGCAGGATGTCCAGCGGGGGCTCGGATTCGCCGTCCTCGGCGCAGATTTTCTGCTCGATCACCGTGAAGCGGTAGTCGTTGGCCGGGATCCCCTCCGTGCCCCCCTCCGGCGTGAACTTCATCTTCACCGCGTCGCCACCGACGGCGTTGCTCGGCTTGTTTCCGGCGGCCAGGTCGATGTACTTGTTGCCGACGTTGCTGACGTTGTCCTGCCGCGCGGCCGGCTGCACACTGGCCGCGGCACCCTCGACCGACCAGTCGAAGGAACCTTTCACAAACGCGGATGCGGCGTTACCGAGAAGCTCGATGACCTGGCCGACCAGAATGTACCGCGGCGGTGCTCCGGCGTTTTTTCGCCAGCGTATTTCGGGCTTCACCCGCAGCAGCTCAAAAGTGTGCGGCGGCAAACCGTCGCGGTCATGCACAACCGTGCGGTTGATGGGCAGGTAACCGCCCTTCTGCGCATCAACCGTGTAACTGCCGAAATCGACCTCGGACCAGTCCAGTCGGCCTTCACTGCCGGTCGTTTGCTCGGCGGGGGCCGGAGCCAGCTCGGTGCCGCGCGGTCGCACCTTGACCTGCACACCGCTGAGCGGCTTGTCGGCATCTTTGTCGCGGAAGAGCAGCGCAAGCAGACCCATCTGTGAGAGGCCGATCACTTTGCGGGTCTCACCGAGGCCGACGTGGGCCTTGGCTGTACGGGTGCGATAGCCGTCGCAGGTGACGGTGACGCTGTACTCAGTGTTCGCGGTGACGTCCTTGAAGGTCACCTCGCCACTGCGGCCGGTCTGCTGAGTTCCAACCCCTGTCACGGCAACCGTTGCCGCGGGCTTGCCGAGCGGCTGGAGCCCGATTCGGTCGACCACGCTGATCGTCAGCTTCGGCGCTGGCAATGACGGCTTGCAGCGCCGCGCGGGGCTGCCGTGCGGATTGTCGCCGCCGCTGGTCTGCGGGGCTGGCTGCGTTCCGGACATCAGCACGGCTCCTTCTGGGGACCGGCCGGCCACACGCCGGCGATCCGGTCGAGCTTGTCCGGGGCGAGGAACCGGCGATCCGTCAGAATCGCCCGCACCCAGTCGCAGTCCTTGGCGGTGTCGAAGTCCGGCCGCAGGGCAATGAGGAACTGCACGAAACGCGCCACGTCGCACTCGCGCGCCATTTCGTAGCTGCGGGCACGCTCGACGCCGGAACGAATCAGCTCGCGGAGGCCCTCTTCGCCGAGTCGGCGAGCATCGTCCGGATAGTGCTTCTGGAAATACGCGACCATCTCATTCTCGAAGCGCGCTGTCTGCGCCGCCGAGAAGGCGCTCATATGTTCGGATGAAAGCTGAAACGTACGCGGCATTCTCACATACTCCGCTGCGGCGCGCTAGCCGCCCGCACTCGGCAACGCGCGGCCGGTAGCAACCTGTCGCCAAACCTGCGGCCAGTTGTCGTACCCGATGCGCAGATGGTTGACGGCGCGGCGCTCCTCCCAGGTCAACTCGTTCAGGGATTTGCGGCAGGCGGCCGGGAAATCGGCATCGGTGGTTCGCAGGTAGAAGCGGCGATCCCATGTCGCCCCGTCCCAGCCCAGGACGGTGAGGCGCTGGCGTTCATCCCAGTTCAGGTCGCTCCACTGGGTCTGCAGCAGCAACTGCTGCATGCTGCGGGTTTCGAAGAATCCGGGGCCATTGGACAGCACGCGTTCGAGCGTCTCCTGGCTGTTCGTCCGCCAGCAGAGACTGACCGAAATCGAACCCCAATTCGGAATATCAAGCAATTGCACGTTGATACTGTTGTAGCCGGTGCTGAGGTTACTCTGAACACTGACTTCCTGGCCGGACGGCAACGAGCGGGAAACCTTCATGGTACCATCGTCGGAGGCCTCGACACCGATGACGCCGGCATTCAGCTTGAGGGTCACCTTCTCGGCGCCCGAACTGAGATCGGTCTCGTGCTCCACGCCGCCGCCCACGGCATAGCGCTGTCGCGTCCGATTCGGCACGCCGCCCTGGATGCCGAAGACGACACTCTGTTCCTGGATCCGCCGGAAGCCGTCCGAACCGATGTCGAAGTTATAGGTGAGCTGTACTTCCGAGTACGCCTGGATTGGAGAGACCTGCCCGGCGGGTGTATCGACGGCATTCACACGCGGGGCGGCCTTGAATTGCAGCCGCAACCACGCTGCACCTTCCGAGTGCCGGTTGTTCAACTCGTCGATACGTTCCGTGATGGCGCGCCATGCCGGGAAGCTCGAGGCCCCCGATTGGCTGTACGTCGAGTAGAGCTCGATCGCCCGGTGTGAATCGATGCCGGGCGGCTGTGGAAACGCGTACGGCTCCGGCGGCGGCCCCAGGGCACGCAGGGCATCCTCGGCCGCGCCGACGTCACCACGCTGCGCTTCAGCGGCACCGGTTCGGCGCACTCTGGTCGATGTAGGCGTCGAGGTACGCGCGGTAGGCCCGGCCACAGGTCCGCACGGTCGCCAGGTTGCGGCGGTGGACACGGTCGCGCAGCGCAGCGGAACCGGGATAGGGCTCCAGCACACCCGCCCCGCCCCAGCGCGCCACCAGGGTATGCAGGGCGGCGTTTTCGAACATGCGGTAGGCGATTTCGACCTTCGGCCGGCGCGAGCGCTGCTGTTCGAGGAATCCCTCCTCGTCGACGGCCAGCTCATGGATCGGAACACCACGCCCGCGCGCCGACGGCGCATCCGGACCATTCTCTTCGCCGGTTTCATTCTGTTCCGCGACCGGGTCGACCTGGATCACGTAGCGGCGGAAGGTCATGTCGTAGAAGGCGGCGTTCTCGCGATCCTCAAACAGCGCGTACGCACCAAGCGCGCCCGCGAAGCTGCGATCCACCGCAAAACGGGTCCCACCACCGCCGCTGCCCGGATCACGAACCACCATCTCGCTGTTGCTCAGCCCTACAACGTAATAACCGCGAGCGATGCCGCTCGCGTAGTAGTCCTGCAACCACTCGCGCAACAGTTCCATGAAGTCCCGGGCGTTGAACTCCGACCCGTTGTACCCAGCGGCCAGCGCGAGGTTATCCACGGCCACGACGTTGCGCGCGGCCCTCCGTTGCTGCTGCTGATCGGGTTCGGACTCGGGCCCATCCGCGGGACGACTGCCGGGGCGCGGTCCGGGGTCGACCGGAAGCTGTGCGGGGGTCATCTCCGGTCGCGTGCGGGCACGGCGCGAAAGCGGCGGGGGATTTTCACCCGGGCGGTAGAGCGCCTCCTGCTCGCGCTGGGCCCGCAGCGCCGCGGCATCCACCAGGCCGCGAATCACAATGCGCGTGACCGTGGCGGCCGCGAGATCGGTGTGCAGTTCCGCCTCGACCAGCTCACCGAAACGCCCGTAGTAAACAGGCGTCCGGTCGCTGAGCGTAATGCGCACGTTGCCGGCCGGCACGTACCACTCGCGATGATAACCCTGCGCGTTGGTCTGAATCGCGCGCGGCGGTTCGTCCTCGGGGAACAGGATCAGACCCGCGTTCGGCACCACGAAACCCAGTTCATCGACCGTTTGCAGGTCGATCCACAGACCGCGCTCCGACGTGCACTCCTGCGCGAGTCGGTCATAGTACGCACACTGGTTGAGGACGTTGCGCCGCTCGGTGGGATGCTTCTTGCATTCCGACTGGCACGGCCCCGTGCTGCCCACCTGGCAGGGCGCAGAGCGCGGCGGTCGGTCAAACAGGAAGAACACGACGCGACGATTGGGCTCGTTGCCGGGCGCACGGTTGGCCAGCTCATGCTCGTTCGGCGGTACCGCCGGGTTGTACTCGCCGCAGCCAACATACTTGGGCTCGCAGAAGCGCTCCGGCGGAACGCGGACATCGTGATTGCCTGTCATGTACGCCCGAAAGAGCCGCTCGCGGAAGGCGCGGTTGTTCTGCGTGTTGGGCGAGCCGCTGAAGGCATCCATCGCCGCCTGGGTGCGCGTGCCCATGAGACCGTCGAACGGTCCCGGATCGTGCCCGAGGTCGTGCAGAATCTCCTGGATCACGGCCAGTCCCCAGTTTTCCTGGCCGTAGAGCTCCTCCCAGATCGTCGTATCATCGGTGATGAAGGCGTACACGCTTTTCGCGCGCCGATCACTGAGCGACTTGTTGTACGTCGGGCTGCCGACGCGGTCCGTGTGGCCGTAGATCAGCACCTGCGCATTCGGGTAGCGCTGGAGCGCCGCCTCCACCGGCTGGATGAAATCGACGATCCAGGGGCGAATGAACGACTTGTCGAACGCAAAGGTGATGCCTGGAATGGAGACACACTCGAGCAGTTGCGGCTCGGGCGTTACCGGGCGGATGCGCAGGGTATGCAGCACATCGGTCGCCAGGCCGGTGAGCTCGAATTTCTTCGGCAGCAGCACGACTCCGGGCTCATCCGTATCAGAAAAACGGTAATTGCCGCGGGCGTCGCGCTGGGTGCAGCCGACCTCATCGCGGAGGTGGCGATTGACCTCGTCGGGTACGGCCGTGCCCCAGTTGAACTGGGCCAGATCCTGCCACGTCAGCTCCACCTCACGGGCAAGACTTTCGAGCGTGTCACCCGTGCGGACTTTGCGCTCCTCGATTTCGGCGATGGTTCGTACGAAGTGCGCTGCGCCGAGCTCGCCTTCCTGCGGCCGGGCTCGCAGCGGTTCCGGCTGGAGCGGGGTCTCGCCGGTACCGACGAAGTCGTACACCTGCGACAGGCGCGGGTGC from Phycisphaerales bacterium encodes the following:
- a CDS encoding PAAR domain-containing protein, with the protein product MPPAARTTDPTGHGNPLGPGPGSPDVMVGNMPAWRAVPTSVGGAIDAISSEMESFMSKPLLDPPGSASDLVKIAQKLIEGAAKAAAAGEPGAVGTAASQVVTLVTTNVSLTAAWTAACAVPGGKPAGDTAYTEGIKAAAAAAASATMSAMAGLADMHVCPIPTPIPPHGPGFVTKASASVMINNLPAARQGDKVMEACGGADPISMGEATVEIGDSGGGGGGGAPASTDDSATDDAVEDSQATSAENALIEAARAGTPLIELSQACQIIIPGTEEEASTFALRVVLDEDGTPVRNIELQIKLPDGTEESWLTDARGEVFIDDLEEPGVCDVSSHTLHPRLSQVYDFVGTGETPLQPEPLRARPQEGELGAAHFVRTIAEIEERKVRTGDTLESLAREVELTWQDLAQFNWGTAVPDEVNRHLRDEVGCTQRDARGNYRFSDTDEPGVVLLPKKFELTGLATDVLHTLRIRPVTPEPQLLECVSIPGITFAFDKSFIRPWIVDFIQPVEAALQRYPNAQVLIYGHTDRVGSPTYNKSLSDRRAKSVYAFITDDTTIWEELYGQENWGLAVIQEILHDLGHDPGPFDGLMGTRTQAAMDAFSGSPNTQNNRAFRERLFRAYMTGNHDVRVPPERFCEPKYVGCGEYNPAVPPNEHELANRAPGNEPNRRVVFFLFDRPPRSAPCQVGSTGPCQSECKKHPTERRNVLNQCAYYDRLAQECTSERGLWIDLQTVDELGFVVPNAGLILFPEDEPPRAIQTNAQGYHREWYVPAGNVRITLSDRTPVYYGRFGELVEAELHTDLAAATVTRIVIRGLVDAAALRAQREQEALYRPGENPPPLSRRARTRPEMTPAQLPVDPGPRPGSRPADGPESEPDQQQQRRAARNVVAVDNLALAAGYNGSEFNARDFMELLREWLQDYYASGIARGYYVVGLSNSEMVVRDPGSGGGGTRFAVDRSFAGALGAYALFEDRENAAFYDMTFRRYVIQVDPVAEQNETGEENGPDAPSARGRGVPIHELAVDEEGFLEQQRSRRPKVEIAYRMFENAALHTLVARWGGAGVLEPYPGSAALRDRVHRRNLATVRTCGRAYRAYLDAYIDQSAPNRCR
- a CDS encoding carboxypeptidase regulatory-like domain-containing protein, with the protein product MSGTQPAPQTSGGDNPHGSPARRCKPSLPAPKLTISVVDRIGLQPLGKPAATVAVTGVGTQQTGRSGEVTFKDVTANTEYSVTVTCDGYRTRTAKAHVGLGETRKVIGLSQMGLLALLFRDKDADKPLSGVQVKVRPRGTELAPAPAEQTTGSEGRLDWSEVDFGSYTVDAQKGGYLPINRTVVHDRDGLPPHTFELLRVKPEIRWRKNAGAPPRYILVGQVIELLGNAASAFVKGSFDWSVEGAAASVQPAARQDNVSNVGNKYIDLAAGNKPSNAVGGDAVKMKFTPEGGTEGIPANDYRFTVIEQKICAEDGESEPPLDILPGQKIRLTAVVKPGVPGSYKWTSKSERLKLSAAALPWVEVERGKGYSDTEGAEELECVFTPNDGPAFPAMQVKLTVRGIRIRAADGTSRALRIVERNRSIQLKAIVTPPKEGTFAWTTDSTLATLEQANTDMVTVKGGKTLSKKQGDVVLKVTFTPNGADAWVPGSVKVTVGAIDIRREDGRLPLPANCVFKETRKLKGMTWPAMTGTFKWSTKSALLTLADASKQIVQVTAGTTTSSTADGEEIELIFEPKGQGPMAPKTAKIPVVPYAIRAEDGIADPPKTVAVDRTLRLKAVHSADLVGVYAWSSASAKLTLRDTAKQLVAVVASKKSSAAPEAETIQLTFTPTGQAALPAVQHKIGVGAVLFSAEPSHSWGFDKYERLSYVDKNGNATNDFHDPKYDILSIKKSALGKVKIDVQGCTPKEVFFVSTKQNRCQPKVAQPTAASEVLEIQAGAFDKDDTALIEARLGSATGALLGQLGICVLKEITYQIEYFRVHDSTNAATLPQENITAAQMRTRFNEIYKPGVARWTIAGGDLKDVAYDLIPNGKLDLEPGTDSEEWAKIKAACTTAKPSVVYVRDLRWSFYLAANCAATDTKIKIKDYGGSLAYIGAKSYDIEDSDGNKRTITVKPNGMNTSTGEAELTGAVGFAFQTAKKAALIWPLAGLSGHVAVIKDLGSADLVKQVAMHEMGHTCCEFKDICAQDCLMFAISGMRFNIRNRPITQYYHAPTTEQQWLLMKGRT